TGGTCACTTCATCTGTCAAATCAGGAGATCTGGACCAAAATGAGGTTTTACCCAAGCTCTCATGTAAAGGCAGAAGTGGTAAACTCTTCTATCTGAAACACtggggaccaaacactgcccaaaGCAGCTGTCCTAATGGCTGTGGTTAAAAGCAAGGACTCTAGAGCTTGCCTCCTGGGTGTGAATTCCAGCTTCACCATTTACTAATTCTGCATCCCTAGTTGAGTAactcaacctctctgtgtcttaatTTCCTTATCCTCAAGATGGATGTTACTTCCCATTGTCTCAAGTGGTTCTCATGAATCAATCATTGTAAGCACTTGGAACGGTACCTAGAACAGAGGGGTACTCAACATGTGAATGCTAGTGAAATTCATGggcatagttttaaaaataatgtttcccCAAACCTCCTGGTAGTATTGATGCTCTGGAAAGATAAGCCATGCTCTTCCCTGAGATTTCCCATCTGCTTGCCCAATGTGCTCGTACACTAGAAGCTCTGCATGGCTCATTTGAGGAGTTTGCCCACATGACCTCGGGCTGGCCCCTACTTCTCTCTAGCATTCTCTTCGAGTTCCTAACACTAGTTCTCTGATCTGTGCCATGTGGAGCATTCACTGTCACCTCTGTCAGAACTACTCCAAGGGCCCTTTCCTGCTAAGTGAGGATAATAAAACTAAATCCGTGTGAACGTGAGAGACACATTATAGACTGCCAACACTTTAGGCTATAAACTGCTCACACATGGGCCAAGTGTCATCCTCACAAGAGGCTGTGATGTTTTTAAGCTGCCAGCATCCCTAAAGCCACTTGGTACCGCAGTGTGTTTATGTCTGCTCACCACACACCACCGCACAAACCTCTGGCAGTATGTGGGCTGTGTTTTGGGGAATATGGTCTGGCCCTCTCCGTGGGGCAAGTGGTGCATGACCCCCAGATGGAGCCTGTTGAGGATCCCTTGTGTGGGAGGCCTGGAGATCAGATGGGAAGGACCTGGGAAggatgaggggtgggggtggggatggagcaGGCCACCTACCAGCTTCCCTCGTTGTTGTGCAGAGCGGCTGTCCCTCAGAGTGTACACGTTCCCACAGACTGATATCTCCCTCCAGACACCCGGGGCTGAGTCCTCAGAGAAGCCGCCTGCTGGGTGCATCACCAGGACCCCATTGGTGGTTAAACCGTCCATCAGGCCGTCAGGGGTCCGCCACTTGGCCGCCCGCTCCTGGGACCAAATGTGGAATCACATCATATCCCCGAGTGGCCCCCAGCCTGCTACCCCTCTACCCTCATGGTCAGAGGTGGCCCAGAGAGAACTGGAATGGAGACTGCACGGCCATGGGCATCATTCAGGTGATGGCACTCTCAGAGCCTCACTGTGCTCATTTTTAAGTGGCATTGCTAACGCCAGCGTAGGTCATGGTTACGATGACTGCTGGCTGGTCTATCAGCCCAGGATGCTGCCCCTCCCTACCCTACCTCTCTGCTCACTCTCAGACGAAGTGCCAGTCCCTGCCTGGGGGGCTCACTCACTCCAAGGAAGATGTTGCTGGAAGCATCAAAGCCAGCGGCATAGATGCGGGCAGTATAGGGTGGCCGGCGGTCACAGAGGATGCGGCAGGCATAGCGAGAGATGGTACTCTGGGCTGAGGGGCCCTCAGCAGCCCCTCCTCCAGGGGATGTATCTGTTACCACAAAATCGATCATGTTCTCCGTGGAACGGCCGATCTGTGAGAAGGGGAGGGCAAGCACAGGGATGCTTATGTGTGCAGGTCAATCCCACAggctctctccctcccagggTTCCCAGCAGCTGCTCTGCATGTAGAGGTCACCAAACAATGAGGAGGGGGTGGTACCATCCCAACTTCCCAGGCCCTCTGGAATCTTAGCTGGAGTCTCCAAATCTAGTCACTGGGTCTGGGGCTTCTCTATCTCCCCCACTCAATAAAAATGAGTTGGGATTTTTTGGATAGACTACTGAAAAGGTGACACCCAGTCCGGGAGTGGTCAAACATTAGCAGCAAATAGCGAATTTTCTGTATTTACTAGATACCATGCTAAGTGCTTCACGTGCTATATCTCAGCGAATCTTCTCAATAATTCCATGGAGTGGGTACATTATGGGCCCCACTGTAccgataaggaaactgagacccagagagcatAAGTGActcttgcccaaagtcacccagctggTAAGTGATGGAGCTGGGATATAACCCAAGCAGTATGACTCTCACACCACACTCTGAACCCTTAAGCTCTATGGCCTCCTGGGGCCTGGGTGTttagtcttgtttttttgtttttttggttttttttttaagattttatttattcatttgagatagagagagcatgagcaaggggagggggagagggagaggaagacgcaggctccctgctgagcaggtagtccaactcagggctccatcccaggaccctgggatcacgacctgagccggaggcagatgctcaaccaactgagccacccacgtgcccctggtCTTGGATTTTAAGTTTTGATATAACCACTGATTTGCTGTGTAACTCCAGGAAGTTAACAGCACTCATTGGACCTCCTGATTTGAAGAGTAGTCGATTGCACTGAGTGCCCCCAAAGCAACAACCCGGGCCTTCAGTCTTCCCAGTTCACCCTAGAATTCTCAAGAATGCTACATTGAGGCCTGGTGGCCCTGAGGCCAAGAGACTTGCAGAGAGGTCTGAACATACCTGGAACATATCCGTGTCGCTGTCATGTGTGTATTCAACTATGACCGAGTGGCTCCGGGACAGTGTGTACGAGATGCTGTGCTGGCCACGGTTACTCAGTGCCtggtggggagaaaggggaagtcACTTCCCAGGGCATGTGGCCAGGAGAAGTGCGAGCCTCTGAGCCAGGAGCTGGAACTCAAGGCCCACCGGCCAACCCCAGTGAAGGGGCAGTTCTACCCTTGCAGAGGATGTACTGTGTGGCTGGCACCATATACGGGTTACCTTATTTGATCCCTACAGCCACCTCAAGGAGGTGGCAGagttatcattcccattttacagttgagggaACCGCAGCTCAGAAGAAAGTGGCTTaaagtcacagagctggaaaCAGGAGAGCTTGTATCTTAACCCAAATCCTCTGAAGCCAAGGGCTTTTCCTTTGCCATTGCTGTGTTACTGTCACatcccctccctgggccttggCTGCCCCCTACACAATACTGATCATTTCTATTCGATAGTTGGGGTCTGGTCATCAATGAACACATTTTGCAAACTGTAATGTGTAGTGCACAATAAGGAATCTCCCCTCGGCACCATTTCCTGACAGCCTAAGGCAATGTGTGAAGACACAGTGGGCTCCTCTGCTCCAGTGGGGCTATGGGTGGATAGGACTGGGAAGGCCGAAGACCTGGTCCAGGTCTTCTGGGACAAGCTGCTTGCCTTGGAAACGAGTGGTGTGGAGATGTGGTGCATGACATCTGGCTTCACTCCGTTGGCATGGGGTCGGCGGCTCAGCGCCAGGCGGCTTCTCCGGCGGCCTTTGTCCCCACTTGCCAGACACCCATTGTAGCTGTGGATGTAGGGGTTTAAAAAGAGGgggttgcagagagagagagagaaagtgaggccCTGAGagattttgaggaactgccaactTCTGGGCGGACTCTACCTTAATAAACAAGCCCTAGAGACACCTGAAACTAGAAGACCTCTATTATTATCAAATCAGTGCCTTTGGGGAGTAGGGTGAGGGCTGGAATATCTCCAGAAGGCTTTTCATTCAATTATGCAGTGTTTCCTGGCCACCTGAGCCCTGCCTGCCTGGCTGCTGGGGGTGGTACCCGAGGCACAGCACAGGTCAGTTCTATCCTCACAGTGGCAGGAAAGGGGTGTCCTGAGCTTTTCAAGGAAGCTGGGCATCAAACACACCACAGGCCCAGAGATAGGAGAAGGGAATTCTGGCCTCAGATCAGGTTTCTAAGAAAGGGAACACCTTTCCTGGACATTGAACTGGAAAGCATTCACCTTTACAGAAAACTATCATTTATGACACCACAAGTCCAACTGGAAACcagaatggaagagaaagcaGACCCGCAATGCCACCACCTCCCTAGATCCATACATGTCAAATGTCTACCTTCCTTCCAGCTCTTCTCCGGAGGGAGTGATTGTGGAAGGCAAAGATGAGGTGAGTCACAGCCTTGATCACTGCCACGTTCTGGAGGCTCCCATGTTCCCGGGGCTTCACGTTATTAATTACCTAATGGAATCTGTGCAATGTCCTGCCAGACAGGtatctttcttcccattttacagatgaggaaaattgaggctcagggaggtaaaATGACCTGCCCGAGGTCCCAGGCTAGTAAGTGAAAAAGTCAGAGATTTGAACTTGGGTCTGTCCGACTCCGGCCTCTGTTGCAGAAGCCCTTCTAGAGGGAAGGCTTGCCCCAGTTGAAGGGCCTGAGGCTGGCAGGGTTTGGTGAGATCAAGGAGTGGTGATGTGGGTGGTGAACTGATGTAGAGGAGGATGAAGCTGGTGGAAGGACCCTGAACACCAAGCTTAGGAGTCTAGGCTTTGTTCTATGAGACGAAGGAGCCATGGAAGATTTTGGAGCAGGGAGTGCCAGGATGAAGAACTGCCAAATACAGACAAAGACCACTTGAATCAGAATCTTCTCCATGAGcttgttaaaatatagattccCTGGCTCCACCCATGGAGATTCTGATTGGGATGGGACTGTCAGTGGGTCTTTTCAATGTGCTCTTCAGGTGGCTCTATAGCCAGTGTGGGGCTTCACTGCTCTACTGAGAAAAAAGAGCTGCCAAGAGGGCCTATACCCTTGGTCTGCACTCTCCCTCATCAGTGGCCTCGCCCTCAGCTGGAAAGTCTGTCCTTCTTTGGGACACCAAGCAGCTATTTTTCTCATGCAAGCAGCCCTAAGAGGAGAATCACTTTTGCCCTTGTAAGTTTTTCCCACTTTTGGGGCATGGGGCAATTCTGGACATGGGCTCGGGACTCAGATGGGCCTGGCTTAAATCCCGGCTCTTCCACTTAACACATGACGTCTGTAAAAGGGTACTAATTGATCAGTACCTACCTTGCAGGTTTATTTtgagaactaaatgagataaAGCATTTAAAGATGCTTGGCACAGagtttgatatacatatacagcAAGCCCTTGATAAATGTTAACTTATTATTATCAGGAAAAAGCACTTGGCATGTACACGTCAGCAAACATTAgccattattatttctaattaatcATAATGATAGCATAGCTTATCAAATATCTTCTTCGGGGCAGATGGCAGAGAGGGAGGCCAACAGGAGGTGTGgatgggggaggaagaagagtgATCTGTGCCTGGAGGCAGAGCTAAGTGGGTGGTTCAGGGATCCTGGTCAGGCAGAGACCAGGAAGGGATGAGGTCTACCCAACCACCAACTCACATCGCTTCCTCTCTCctggccttggttttctcatctgtagcaTGAGAGTCAGTTGGGGCTTGGTGAAAGTAGACTAGAGCTAGAGTAAGAAAGACCTGGGTccaaatcccagccctgccacttaccagctgtgtgcccttggaccagtcacttcccctctctgagcctcggtttcctcacctCCTTCCTCACAGCATCTTTGTGAagattgaaatgaaataatgtccATGAAAGGGCTTGGCACAGGCCTGCCTCCCAGAACACTTgatctgtgccaggcactgtctaCGTGCGTTACAGGAATCACCTCATTTATTCCTCTGACAGCCCTCCAAAGTATTATTATCATCCCTATTTGTAAGATGGGAAAATGGAGGCACAGGGAAGTTAAGCAACTCACAGAGGCAGGATCTGAACCAAGCATTTTTGCTGGAGAACCAGAGTTCTTCACCCCAGACTACATATGCTAGGTGCTTTATGAAAGGCAGATGGTGCTACTTTTTATCTGATCAGAAACTTAGGTGGGCAGTTAGAGTTTTCTCAGTAATTTATAAAAAACGGGAAGACAAAATAACAGGAATTGAGGTGGGTTTGGTCAACTCTGTCTCTCCATTGGGGCGGTGAGGGGGGACAAACAGCAGAAGATCATAGGTGGGGAGTACTGGGGCCCTTGGTCTGGTTgccctaggggtgcctggtgcCCTGCCCCACCTGGACCAAGGTTGCTCACCCCAGGACGATGAGTTCCCCATACTTGATGGGCTCCTGGTCTGGCTGTGCATCTTCACCAGGAGAAGAGAGGACACAAGAGCCCTGGCTCCCTGGATGACGGAGGTCTGAGTTTCGGGGAGACCCCACTTCAGGGTTTCCTTCTAGCACCATTCTGGGCGGagtgggagaggagaaaaagcattttGCAACCTCCCATCCCAAAcaaaccccccctccccccgcccatgCCAGCTTAGGCCTGCTGCAGGGACACTTAGGCCAGAGTGACCTTTCACTACCTCTGTTGCTATGGCAACTgctccacctctgcctcctttAAACTGTCCCAGGGTTGCTGGGATACCAGGGAAGGGAAACGGGTGGGATGGAACCCCCACATTCAGAGGGTCAGGATATTTGGTGAGGCCAGAGGGCTGGACCAACATGGGGGGGGCCAGAGGCTTCTTTTTCGTCAGGACCCCAGTCTGGGATGTGCTTGAAAGAGGGACACCTCAGGAGTTAGAGGACCCTTATTCCTCATCTTAGACTCAGTTCCTAGGCTTGGTTCTTGGCCCCCAGGGCCTCTGAGTAACCCTTCTGTTGGGTTTTTGgaatctatctatccatcttaATCATTCAGCCCCTTTGCAGGTCTAGGcctctgtctgtctttttttctcaatGACTCTCTGTCCTCCTGGGCTGTCCTTTTCAGCGTCTCTCTTCCCACCTTCTTCCGCATCTCCGTCTGTCTGGccatcttcctctccccatccatctgcctcagtctccccatctcgGCTCACCCGGCGGGCAGGCCTCTGGACCCCTCCCTGGTgcgcgccccctccctccctcaggtgTCTGTCTGCAGTCCCAGGGCCGCCTTGGTCTCTGGAGGCCTGTGGGGGCGGCGCTCCCCCCTCTGGCTGGGGCTGCAGCAGAGCCCATCTCCGCAGGAAGCCTGTTTGGAAAACATCTCCGCGCAGGAGGGACTGCGCCGGGGGCAGGCACAATGACGGCCCAGCGCACACGCAGATACACACCCAGCGGCCCCTCGCCACAAAcacgcgcgcgcacgcacacagcCCCGCACACCCCGAGCCCCTCGGGCAATGCCCGAACGGGCGCCGGCCCCACCGGGGACCCGCGAGCGCCAGTGCCGGCGCCGCCCTCGGACCCactccccctgccacccccagacACGCAAACACGCCCCCCGCGTCCGCCGGGGCCCGCCCGGcacagcccccgccccctccgccccggcgGTCTCACCTGGCCGCGCTCCCGGCCCCGCTCGGAGCCGCTCCTTTCGAGCCTCGGCCCTGCTCGGCCCCGGAGCCGCTGCGGCGGGATGGGCCCGGCCCGCGGCGGCTCCGCGCTGCCTCGTCACGGGGACACCCGGGGCCGAGGGAGGGGGCGAACGCTAACCACCAGACTCCGCCCCTATCCCGATGCCCCGCCCCGTTAGGACCGCCCCCGCGGAGCCCCGCCCCACACAGACTCCGCCCCTTGCGGCGCAGCTTAGCTCCCGTAGACAGAGCCCCGCCCCTCTTGGGAGGCCACGCCCCCATCTAACCCCGCCTCATGCTCTGGGAGGCCCCGCCCACCACTCTGTCCCAGGAACTCCCTAGCAGGTCTTCGCTGGTTCGGGGACTCCCCTGTATCCGCGAGACCCATCCCCGAGTTCAGGCTCCCCAGACTCCGCCCTCGTTTCTGGGGACTTCCGGGTTCTCCCGGAGACacgggcgccccctcccccaccgcaaGGCGGAGCCTTCTCACTGGGCGGGAGGCGCCTTTCCCCCCCTTGGGCGGGGGACTCTCTACCTCCCGCCCGAGACTCCGCCTCCCAAATGCGAAGCCGCGGAATTAGAGGAGGATAGAAGTGGGGGCGGGACCGAGAGAAGGAAAATACTAGAGGGATCGGAGGAAGGGGGTGTCCGTTAGCAGGGAGGACGAGGAAAATTGCTGCAATTGGAACGACTTGCAGACCTTTCTTCAGTTAAACTCGGCCTCTTTCTCGCTGAGCGACCTCTGGCCGGCTGTGGGCCCCGGGGTGACCGGGAACACCTCCCTCCTTCCTACTAGCACTCACACCACCCGAGAAGCCACAAAGTGGGTGGAGACCTTTAGGAGCTTGCAGCTCCTTAGGCCCCTGGGCTTGCAAGAGATCTGTCATTCTGTGCCAGATGCTATGCTCTGTGCTTGGAGCAAAATGAGGCCTTTAATTTCTGGGAGGCAGTCACGATAatcacccattttacaggtgaaaaaacaGAGTTGTACAACCTAACCTGGTTGTGGTTATCTTACCAAGCGTAGATCTGAGCCGCGTGACTTCAAAATCTGACTCTTAACTTTTCTATACCTTATTAGGATGAGGAAGGGCAGGATGGGATTCAGAGGTGCAGAGCAGGAGAGACCCAGAAATGCATCAGATAAGATCCCTTCAACACATTATTTCTCAGTATGTTCGGAATCATAGCCAAGAGCTGGGGGAAGCCCAGAGGGTAGACAATTAACCCGAGTCTTTAGAGTATTTATTGAGGAAATCAAGGAAGGCTGTATAGAGG
The Canis lupus familiaris isolate Mischka breed German Shepherd chromosome 18, alternate assembly UU_Cfam_GSD_1.0, whole genome shotgun sequence genome window above contains:
- the PELI3 gene encoding E3 ubiquitin-protein ligase pellino homolog 3 isoform X2, with translation MVLEGNPEVGSPRNSDLRHPGSQGSCVLSSPGEDAQPDQEPIKYGELIVLGYNGCLASGDKGRRRSRLALSRRPHANGVKPDVMHHISTPLVSKALSNRGQHSISYTLSRSHSVIVEYTHDSDTDMFQIGRSTENMIDFVVTDTSPGGGAAEGPSAQSTISRYACRILCDRRPPYTARIYAAGFDASSNIFLGERAAKWRTPDGLMDGLTTNGVLVMHPAGGFSEDSAPGVWREISVCGNVYTLRDSRSAQQRGKLVENESNVLQDGSLIDLCGATLLWRTPAGLLRAPTLKQLEAQRQEANAARPQCPVGLSTLAFPSPARGRTAPDKQQPWVYVRCGHVHGYHGWGCRRERGPQERECPLCRLVGPYVPLWLGQEAGLCLDPGPPSHAFAPCGHVCSEKTARYWAQTPLPHGTHAFHAACPFCGAWLTGEHGCVRLIFQGPLD
- the PELI3 gene encoding E3 ubiquitin-protein ligase pellino homolog 3 isoform X1 is translated as MVLEGNPEVGSPRNSDLRHPGSQGSCVLSSPGEDAQPDQEPIKYGELIVLGCCEEGGEETEAQRGEVTGPRAHSCYNGCLASGDKGRRRSRLALSRRPHANGVKPDVMHHISTPLVSKALSNRGQHSISYTLSRSHSVIVEYTHDSDTDMFQIGRSTENMIDFVVTDTSPGGGAAEGPSAQSTISRYACRILCDRRPPYTARIYAAGFDASSNIFLGERAAKWRTPDGLMDGLTTNGVLVMHPAGGFSEDSAPGVWREISVCGNVYTLRDSRSAQQRGKLVENESNVLQDGSLIDLCGATLLWRTPAGLLRAPTLKQLEAQRQEANAARPQCPVGLSTLAFPSPARGRTAPDKQQPWVYVRCGHVHGYHGWGCRRERGPQERECPLCRLVGPYVPLWLGQEAGLCLDPGPPSHAFAPCGHVCSEKTARYWAQTPLPHGTHAFHAACPFCGAWLTGEHGCVRLIFQGPLD